The following DNA comes from Trueperaceae bacterium.
TCTCTCAGGCCCCGCCGCCGAGCGCGCCGCCGAGTTCCACGAGGCCTTCGCCAAGCAGTACACCGACGATCACTTCACCGGCTTCACGCTCTCCGGCGCCGACTCCTACAAGGTCCTGTGGCAGGCCATCAACGACGCCGGCAGCACCGACCGCAAGGCCGTTCGCGACGCACTCAACGCCCTGGTCGACTTCCCCGGCGTGTCGGGCGACATCACCTACGTCGACACCGACGGCACGCCCGCCAACCGCGTGATGGGCCTCTACGCCTACGAGTTCAAGGCCGACGGTAGCTGGGAGAAGGTCACCCTCAGGGGCATCTCGCTCGAGTAGCAGGGCAGGCGGGCCGCTCCCGGATTGGGGCGGCCCCGACCCTCCTCGCCGCCGGGCCGCGGCGGGGGCTCCCTTAGCGAGCCTCCGCCCGGCGGCTCGTAGCCGCTAGGTCGCGCCGCCTGCGGGCGCCGGTCAGTGGGCGCTAACCGAACGGAGCACAGCTTGTCGGCCTCCTCACTCGCGAGCAGCAGGACCAGACGCTCATGGCTGCCCTGGGCGGTCGGCTTCGGGCTCATCGGCCTGATCGTCTGGCGCATGTTCTATCTTCACGGCATCGACCCGTCGTTCAACGGCGCGTTCTTCGCGGGCGCCTTCGTGCGGTCGTTCCAGCTCGGGAGCCTCTACGCGCTCATCGCGCTCGGCTACACGATGGTCTACGGCATCATCCGCCTGATCAACTTCGCGCACGGCGAGGTCTTCATGGTGGGAGCCTTCGCCGCCTATTTCCTGTTCAGCCGCACGCCCATGGCCTGGCCCGTCGCCGTCGTCGTGGCGCTCGTCGTCACCTACGGCTTCATGCAGATCCTCAACTTCTGGCGCGGCCGCATGACGGACCCGCTCGTCCTGGCGGGCGGCGGGGTGGCGTTCCTCGTGGTGGCCGTCGCCCTCGCCTCCACCCGCCTCGGCTGGCTGGCGGCCATGGTCGCCAGCATGTTCATCACGGGCGTCCTGGGCGTGACCATCGACAAGGTGGCCTATAAGCCCCTGCGGGGCGCCCCGCGCAACTCCATGCTCATCACGGCCATCGCCGTGTCCTTCTTCCTTCAGAACTTCGGCATCCTCGCCTTCTCCAACCGGCAGACGCCGTTCAGGCCGCCGAGCTTCTTCACGGGACCGCTCCAGTTCGGGGTCCTGGGCGAGACGCTCTACACCTCGTGGATGGTCGTTCTCGTGCCGGTGGTGACGGCCGTGCTCGTGGTGGGCCTCACCCTGTTCGTCACCCGCACGCGGCTCGGCAAGGCCATGCGCGCGACGGCGCAGGACGCCGAGACCGCCCGCATGATGGGCGTGAACGTCGACCGCGTGATAGCCACCACCTTCCTGCTCGGCTCCATGCTGGCCGCCGCCGCCGGCGTCATGTGGGGCATGACCTTCGGCAGCATCAACCAGCCCGCCATCTTCGGCATCCTGCCGGGCATCAAGGCGTTCGCCGCCGCCGTCATCGGCGGCATCGGCAGCCTGCCGGGCGCCGTGGTGGGCGGCGTGCTCCTCGGCTTCCTGGAGAACTTCCTCACCGCCCTCCTGCCCCGCACCCACGCCTTCGCGGGGATAACCGAGTACAAGGACACGTTCGCCTTCCTGGCCATGATCGTCATCCTCCTCGTCCGACCGAGCGGGATCGTCGGCGAGGACCTGTCGGAGAAGGTATGAGCACCGTCAAGGGAGCCGCCACGCCCGCCGCCGCCGGCTACCGACCCCACTACACGGCCAACCGCCTACGCAACACCCTCCTGAGCCTCGGCGGCATGGTCGTCCTCGTGCTGCTGCTGGCGCTGGTCGACGGCGGCGACAGCATCAAGCTCAAGCAGGTGCTCGCGCTGTTCGCCATCTGGGGCATCGCCACCGTCAGCCTCAACCTCGTCAACGGCGTGACCGGCATCCTGTCGCTCGGCCACCACGGCTTCATGCTCATAGGCGGTTACGCCACGGGCCTCCTCATCCTGCCCGCCGCGCAGCGCGAGAACATCGCCGCCTCGGCGCGCTCGAGCCTCTCGGACTTCGCCATCGGCCTCTCGGTCGAGAACTGGGCGCGCGCCCTCGGACTCGAGGCGCTCGCTGCCCCCGAGACCATCTGGGCGCGTTTCCTCATCGCCCTCTTCATCGGCGGGCTCCTGGCGGCCGCGTTCGGCGTCGTCGTCGGCTTCCCCAGCCTGCGGCTGCGGGGCGACTACCTCGCCATCGTCACCTTCGCCTTCGGCGAGGCCATCAGGCTCCTCGCCTCCACGCCCATGATGTCGTCGTTCACCAACGGCGCCCTCGGCTTCGCGGGCGTCCCGACCGGCTTCGGCAAGTCGCTCTGGTGGACGTTCGGGCTACTGTCGATAACCGTGTTCGTGATGGCGCGCCTCAAGTACTCGTCGTACGGACGCGCCCTGCAGGGCATCCGCGAGGACGAGATCGCGGCCGAGGCCATGGGCGTGAACACCTCGTACCACAAGGTCCTCGCCTTCGCCATCTCCGCCTTCTTCGCCGGGGTGTCGGGCGGGCTGTACGTCAGCTGGGTCGGCACCGCGCGCCTCGACCTGTTCCTGTTCTTCCTGACCTTCTACTACCTGGTCGCCATCAGCGTGGGCGGCACCGGCTCCGTCACGGGCGCGCTCATCGGCACCGCGCTGGTGGTGGTCGTCAGGCAGTACGGCGACCCCCTCGAGGAGGCGTACCCCCTGTCGACGTGGCTCGTCGCCCTCGGTTGCGTGCTGCTGGCCACGGCGCTCGTCGCCTACCTGGTGCGCCGCCACAGGCGAACGCGGCCCACGGCCGGCCCGCTCGTGTGGGTGCCGCTGGCGCTGGGCGCGGCGGCCGTGGCGTTCGGGGTGTTCGGTGCCGGCGCGACCGCGTTGCAGCGCGAGTGGCAAGGATTCGGCATGCGCGCCATCACGCTCTCCATACTCCTCATCGCCATCATGATCCTGCGGCCCGCCGGCGTCATGGGCCGCAGGGAGTTCACCTGGTCGGGGCTCTTCCGCGAGCGCCTCGACGAACCGACCGACGAGGAGCGGCGCCAGGACGCCTGGCTGACCAACCCCGAGCTGGCGGCCTCGCTGGCGCAGGGCGTGGACGACGAAGACGACGATGACGGCGCCACGGCGAGCGGAGGGGCGGTGGGCTGATGCTCGAGCTGAGTAGCGTCTACAAGTCGTTCGGCGGCCTGCAGGCCATCTCCGACCTGTCGTTGAGACTCGAGCAGGGCGAGATCGTCAGCCTCATCGGTCCGAACGGGGCGGGGAAGACGACGGTCTTCAACCTCATCACCGGCGTGTACAGGCCCGACAGCGGCGACATCACCTTCGAGGGCAAGAGCCTCAAGGGGCTCAAACCCAGCGCCATCGTCGACCGCGGCGTGGCACGCACCTTCCAGAACCTGCGGCTCTTCACCAACCTGACGGTGCTCGAGAACGTGCTCATCCCACAGCACCACAAGCTGCGCTCCAACTGGTTCAGCTCGGTCCTCCGCACGCCCGCCTACCTCAGGCAGGAGCGCGCCATGCACGAGCGCGCCCTCGAGAAGCTCGCCTTCTTCGGACCGCGCCTCATGAGCTTCAGACTGCACCAGTCGGTCGAGGTGCTCTCCTACGCCAACCGGCGCCGCACCGAGATGGCGCGCGCCATGGCGACGGGCGCCAAGCTGCTGCTACTCGACGAACCGAGCGCCGGGATGAACCCGAAGGAGACGCGCGAGATCACCAAGATCATCCGCCGCATGCGCGACCAGGGCGGCTACACCATCCTGCTCGTGGAGCACAAGATGAACCTCGTCAAGGACATCAGCGACCGCGTGGTCGTCCTCGACTACGGCCGCAAGCTCGCCGAGGGCTCCTACGCCGACGTCGTGAACGACCCGGCCGTCATCGAGGCGTACCTCGGCAAGCGCTCCGACAGGACGAGCGCGGTCGCCCGAGCGCAGGCGGCGGACGGCATGTTCGCCGATCACGACGGCGGAGGCGGAGCGTGAGCGCCGACGCCTCCCGCTCGCCCGCGGCCGCGCCACGCCACGACCCGCTACTCGAGCTGCGCGACGTCACCACCCACTACGGCCCCATCCGCGTCCTGCACCACGTGAACATGGTCATCTACCCGGGCGAGATGGTGTGCCTGCTCGGCGGCAACGCCAGCGGCAAGAGCACGACCCTCAAGACCGTCCTCGGGATCGTGAACGTGAGCGAGGGCGAGCTGTGGTTCCGCGGCGAGCGCGCCGACACGCTCTCCACCTCCGACCGGATCGCCCGTGGCATGGCCGTCGTGCCGGAGAACCGCCGCATCTTCCCCAAGATGACGGTGCGGGAGAACCTCGAGATGGGCGCCTACCTGCGTCGGCGCGGCGCCGAGTTGGAGGAGGACCTCGCGTAC
Coding sequences within:
- a CDS encoding branched-chain amino acid ABC transporter permease — encoded protein: MFYLHGIDPSFNGAFFAGAFVRSFQLGSLYALIALGYTMVYGIIRLINFAHGEVFMVGAFAAYFLFSRTPMAWPVAVVVALVVTYGFMQILNFWRGRMTDPLVLAGGGVAFLVVAVALASTRLGWLAAMVASMFITGVLGVTIDKVAYKPLRGAPRNSMLITAIAVSFFLQNFGILAFSNRQTPFRPPSFFTGPLQFGVLGETLYTSWMVVLVPVVTAVLVVGLTLFVTRTRLGKAMRATAQDAETARMMGVNVDRVIATTFLLGSMLAAAAGVMWGMTFGSINQPAIFGILPGIKAFAAAVIGGIGSLPGAVVGGVLLGFLENFLTALLPRTHAFAGITEYKDTFAFLAMIVILLVRPSGIVGEDLSEKV
- a CDS encoding branched-chain amino acid ABC transporter permease: MSTVKGAATPAAAGYRPHYTANRLRNTLLSLGGMVVLVLLLALVDGGDSIKLKQVLALFAIWGIATVSLNLVNGVTGILSLGHHGFMLIGGYATGLLILPAAQRENIAASARSSLSDFAIGLSVENWARALGLEALAAPETIWARFLIALFIGGLLAAAFGVVVGFPSLRLRGDYLAIVTFAFGEAIRLLASTPMMSSFTNGALGFAGVPTGFGKSLWWTFGLLSITVFVMARLKYSSYGRALQGIREDEIAAEAMGVNTSYHKVLAFAISAFFAGVSGGLYVSWVGTARLDLFLFFLTFYYLVAISVGGTGSVTGALIGTALVVVVRQYGDPLEEAYPLSTWLVALGCVLLATALVAYLVRRHRRTRPTAGPLVWVPLALGAAAVAFGVFGAGATALQREWQGFGMRAITLSILLIAIMILRPAGVMGRREFTWSGLFRERLDEPTDEERRQDAWLTNPELAASLAQGVDDEDDDDGATASGGAVG
- a CDS encoding ABC transporter ATP-binding protein, with amino-acid sequence MLELSSVYKSFGGLQAISDLSLRLEQGEIVSLIGPNGAGKTTVFNLITGVYRPDSGDITFEGKSLKGLKPSAIVDRGVARTFQNLRLFTNLTVLENVLIPQHHKLRSNWFSSVLRTPAYLRQERAMHERALEKLAFFGPRLMSFRLHQSVEVLSYANRRRTEMARAMATGAKLLLLDEPSAGMNPKETREITKIIRRMRDQGGYTILLVEHKMNLVKDISDRVVVLDYGRKLAEGSYADVVNDPAVIEAYLGKRSDRTSAVARAQAADGMFADHDGGGGA
- a CDS encoding ABC transporter ATP-binding protein; this encodes MSADASRSPAAAPRHDPLLELRDVTTHYGPIRVLHHVNMVIYPGEMVCLLGGNASGKSTTLKTVLGIVNVSEGELWFRGERADTLSTSDRIARGMAVVPENRRIFPKMTVRENLEMGAYLRRRGAELEEDLAYVFELFPRLGERLGQQGGTMSGGEQQMLAMGRALMSRPRLILMDEPSMGLAPLFVERIFEIIKQVNERGISVFVVEQNANVALSIADRGYVLQTGEVVLSGPARDLLADEGMKRAYLGET